The following are from one region of the Salminus brasiliensis chromosome 14, fSalBra1.hap2, whole genome shotgun sequence genome:
- the rarga gene encoding retinoic acid receptor gamma-A isoform X1: MATNRSHMPGFPPAVYPFAFNSMRSHSPFDLMANSSLFGRFGADLPKEMAALSVETQSTSSEEMVPSSPSPPPPPRVYKPCFVCQDKSSGYHYGVSSCEGCKGFFRRSIQKNMVYTCHRDKNCQINKVTRNRCQYCRLQKCFEVGMSKEAVRNDRNKKKKDVKEEVVPVESYELSGELEELVNKVSKAHQETCPSLCQLGKYTTNSSSDHRVQLDLGLWDKFSELSTKCIIKIVEFAKRLPGFTTLTIADQITLLKSACLDILMLRICTRYTPEQDTMTFSDGLTLNRTQMHNAGFGPLTDLVFAFAGQLLPLEMDDTETGLLSAICLICGDRMDLEEPQRVDRLQEPLLEALKIYARRRRPNKPHMFPRMLMKITDLRGISTKGAERAVTLKMEIPGPMPPLIREMLENPEAFEEQPESGESKPEPPTPPAPPLTMKTEREDEDDSWANENGSEPSPEEEDDDDDDVEEERGTDSDGEAWSGQEPNVQDMSRKSHGGRAQ, from the exons ATGGCAACCAACCGCAGCCACATGCCCGGCTTCCCGCCCGCCGTCTACCCCTTCGCCTTCAACTCCATGCGCAGCCACTCCCCCTTCGACCTGATGGCCAACAGCAGCCTGTTCGGCCGCTTCGGGGCGGACCTTCCCAAAGAGATGGCGGCCTTGT CGGTGGAGACCCAGAGCACCAGCTCAGAGGAGATGGTTCCCAGCTCTCCTTCTCCACCTCCGCCGCCTCGTGTCTATAAGCCCTGCTTCGTGTGCCAGGACAAGTCCTCAGGGTATCACTACGGGGTCAGCTCCTGCGAGGGATGCAAG GGCTTCTTTCGGCGCAGCATCCAGAAGAACATGGTGTACACCTGCCACCGCGACAAGAACTGCCAGATCAACAAGGTCACACGCAACCGCTGCCAGTACTGCCGCCTGCAGAAGTGCTTCGAGGTTGGCATGTCCAAGGAAG CTGTGCGGAACGACCGcaacaagaagaagaaagacGTGAAGGAGGAGGTGGTTCCGGTGGAGAGCTATGAGCTGAGCGGAGAACTGGAGGAGCTGGTGAACAAAGTGAGCAAAGCCCACCAGGAGACCTGCCCCTCGCTGTGCCAGCTGGGAAAATACACCACA AATTCCAGCTCGGATCACCGCGTACAGCTGGATCTGGGTTTGTGGGATAAGTTCAGTGAGCTCTCCACCAAGTGCATCATCAAGATTGTTGAGTTTGCCAAGCGCCTCCCGGGCTTCACAACCCTCACCATCGCTGACCAGATCACTCTCCTCAAATCTGCCTGCCTGGACATCCTG ATGTTGCGGATCTGCACGCGCTACACACCAGAGCAGGACACCATGACATTCTCAGACGGGCTCACTCTGAACCGCACGCAGATGCATAACGCTGGCTTTGGCCCGCTCACCGACCTGGTGTTCGCCTTTGCTGGGCAGCTGCTGCCACTGGAGATGGATGACACAGAGACAGGGCTCCTCAGTGCCATCTGTCTGATCTGTGGAG ACCGCATGGATCTGGAGGAGCCTCAGCGTGTAGACCGTCTGCAGGAGCCCTTGCTGGAGGCACTAAAAATTTACGCTCGCCGTCGCCGGCCCAACAAGCCCCACATGTTCCCCCGCATGCTGATGAAGATAACTGATTTGCGGGGCATCAGCACCAAAG GAGCTGAGAGGGCAGTCACTCTGAAGATGGAGATTCCAGGCCCCATGCCTCCTCTCATCCGAGAGATGCTGGAGAATCCGGAGGCGTTCGAGGAGCAGCCAGAGTCTGGCGAGAGCAAACCTGAGCCCCCTACCCCACCAGCCCCGCCGCTGACCATGAAGACCGAGCGTGAGGACGAGGACGACAGCTGGGCTAATGAGAACGGCAGCGAACCGTCACCAGAAGAGGAGGACGACGATGACGACGAcgtggaggaggagagggggacGGACAGTGACGGAGAGGCCTGGAGCGGTCAGGAACCCAATGTCCAGGACATGTCCAGAAAGAGCCATGGGGGGAGGGCCCAGTGA
- the rarga gene encoding retinoic acid receptor gamma-A isoform X2 has product MFDCMEALGMGPRQLYDVTNPGACMLRKASPFFAGLDPFAWTGTASVQSVETQSTSSEEMVPSSPSPPPPPRVYKPCFVCQDKSSGYHYGVSSCEGCKGFFRRSIQKNMVYTCHRDKNCQINKVTRNRCQYCRLQKCFEVGMSKEAVRNDRNKKKKDVKEEVVPVESYELSGELEELVNKVSKAHQETCPSLCQLGKYTTNSSSDHRVQLDLGLWDKFSELSTKCIIKIVEFAKRLPGFTTLTIADQITLLKSACLDILMLRICTRYTPEQDTMTFSDGLTLNRTQMHNAGFGPLTDLVFAFAGQLLPLEMDDTETGLLSAICLICGDRMDLEEPQRVDRLQEPLLEALKIYARRRRPNKPHMFPRMLMKITDLRGISTKGAERAVTLKMEIPGPMPPLIREMLENPEAFEEQPESGESKPEPPTPPAPPLTMKTEREDEDDSWANENGSEPSPEEEDDDDDDVEEERGTDSDGEAWSGQEPNVQDMSRKSHGGRAQ; this is encoded by the exons ATGTTTGACTGCATGGAGGCTCTGGGGATGGGACCCCGCCAGTTGTATGATGTCACAAACCCGGGGGCATGCATGCTGAGGAAGGCGAGCCCCTTCTTTGCGGGACTGGACCCCTTCGCCTGGACCGGGACGGCCAGCGTCCAGT CGGTGGAGACCCAGAGCACCAGCTCAGAGGAGATGGTTCCCAGCTCTCCTTCTCCACCTCCGCCGCCTCGTGTCTATAAGCCCTGCTTCGTGTGCCAGGACAAGTCCTCAGGGTATCACTACGGGGTCAGCTCCTGCGAGGGATGCAAG GGCTTCTTTCGGCGCAGCATCCAGAAGAACATGGTGTACACCTGCCACCGCGACAAGAACTGCCAGATCAACAAGGTCACACGCAACCGCTGCCAGTACTGCCGCCTGCAGAAGTGCTTCGAGGTTGGCATGTCCAAGGAAG CTGTGCGGAACGACCGcaacaagaagaagaaagacGTGAAGGAGGAGGTGGTTCCGGTGGAGAGCTATGAGCTGAGCGGAGAACTGGAGGAGCTGGTGAACAAAGTGAGCAAAGCCCACCAGGAGACCTGCCCCTCGCTGTGCCAGCTGGGAAAATACACCACA AATTCCAGCTCGGATCACCGCGTACAGCTGGATCTGGGTTTGTGGGATAAGTTCAGTGAGCTCTCCACCAAGTGCATCATCAAGATTGTTGAGTTTGCCAAGCGCCTCCCGGGCTTCACAACCCTCACCATCGCTGACCAGATCACTCTCCTCAAATCTGCCTGCCTGGACATCCTG ATGTTGCGGATCTGCACGCGCTACACACCAGAGCAGGACACCATGACATTCTCAGACGGGCTCACTCTGAACCGCACGCAGATGCATAACGCTGGCTTTGGCCCGCTCACCGACCTGGTGTTCGCCTTTGCTGGGCAGCTGCTGCCACTGGAGATGGATGACACAGAGACAGGGCTCCTCAGTGCCATCTGTCTGATCTGTGGAG ACCGCATGGATCTGGAGGAGCCTCAGCGTGTAGACCGTCTGCAGGAGCCCTTGCTGGAGGCACTAAAAATTTACGCTCGCCGTCGCCGGCCCAACAAGCCCCACATGTTCCCCCGCATGCTGATGAAGATAACTGATTTGCGGGGCATCAGCACCAAAG GAGCTGAGAGGGCAGTCACTCTGAAGATGGAGATTCCAGGCCCCATGCCTCCTCTCATCCGAGAGATGCTGGAGAATCCGGAGGCGTTCGAGGAGCAGCCAGAGTCTGGCGAGAGCAAACCTGAGCCCCCTACCCCACCAGCCCCGCCGCTGACCATGAAGACCGAGCGTGAGGACGAGGACGACAGCTGGGCTAATGAGAACGGCAGCGAACCGTCACCAGAAGAGGAGGACGACGATGACGACGAcgtggaggaggagagggggacGGACAGTGACGGAGAGGCCTGGAGCGGTCAGGAACCCAATGTCCAGGACATGTCCAGAAAGAGCCATGGGGGGAGGGCCCAGTGA